A window of Gouania willdenowi chromosome 12, fGouWil2.1, whole genome shotgun sequence contains these coding sequences:
- the tmem120b gene encoding transmembrane protein 120B isoform X1, with the protein MSKSKFQTEWQEIDDEYQQLQETHKVYRQKLEELTNLQATCSSAISKQRKCLKDLRHSLSKCAQSCDEKELKVISDIKTQIKDKENVFFDMEAYLPKRNGLYLNLVLGNVNVTLLSNQAKFAYKDEYEKFKLCMTIILMLGAITCLFFLNSRVTDEIFNFLLVWYYCTLTIRESILMSNGSRIKGWWVLHHYVSTFLSGVMLTWPEGPMYQMFRSQFLAFSIYQSFVQFLQYYYQSGCLYRLRALGERNQLDLTVEGFQSWMWRGLTFLLPFLFFGHFWQLYNSVTLFRLAGREDCKEWQVYMLALTFLVLFLGNFLTTLKVVRQKVKKNHDKVQKND; encoded by the exons GAAACTCACAAAGTTTACAGACAGAAACTGGAGGAGCTCACCAATCTACAGGCCACGTGCAGCAGTGCCATCAGTAAACAGAGAAAATGCCTCAAAGACCTCAGGCACAGCTTGAGCAA GTGTGCGCAGTCATGTGACGAGAAGGAGCTGAAAGTCATCTCTGATATCAAAACCCAaatcaaagataaagaaaatgttttctttgacaTGGAAGCATATTTGCCAAAGAGGAATGG ACTGTACTTGAATTTGGTCCTGGGCAATGTGAATGTAACTCTTCTCAGTAACCAGGCAAA ATTTGCTTACAAAGATGAATATGAGAAGTTCAAGCTTTGTATGACGATAATCCTGATGTTGGGAGCAATAACCTGCCTCTTCTTTCTTAACTCCCG tgtcaCTGATGAAATCTTCAACTTTTTGCTGGTGTGGTATTACTGCACTCTGACCATAAGGGAAAGCATCCTCATGAGCAATGGCTCCAG GATCAAAGGTTGGTGGGTGTTGCACCATTATGTCTCCACGTTCCTGTCGGGTGTAATGTTGACCTG GCCAGAAGGTCCCATGTATCAAATGTTTAGAAGTCAGTTTCTGGCTTTTTCCATTTATCAGA GTTTTGTTCAGTTTCTCCAGTACTACTACCAGAGTGGCTGCTTGTACAGACTGAGAGCTTTGGGGGAGAGAAATCAACTGGACCTTACAGTGG AGGGATTTCAGTCGTGGATGTGGAGAGGACTCACTTTTCTCTtgccttttctcttttttggccAT TTCTGGCAACTGTACAATTCAGTAACTCTGTTTCGACTGGCAGGACGTGAAGACTGTAAGGAATGGCAG GTATACATGCTGGCACTAACATTTCTCGTCCTCTTCCTGGGAAATTTCCTCACAACATTGAAAGTCGTCCGCCAAAAAGTTAAGAAAAATCATGACAAAGTGCAAAAGAACGACTGA
- the tmem120b gene encoding transmembrane protein 120B isoform X2, with the protein MSKSKFQTEWQEIDDEYQQLQETHKVYRQKLEELTNLQATCSSAISKQRKCLKDLRHSLSKCAQSCDEKELKVISDIKTQIKDKENVFFDMEAYLPKRNGLYLNLVLGNVNVTLLSNQAKFAYKDEYEKFKLCMTIILMLGAITCLFFLNSRVTDEIFNFLLVWYYCTLTIRESILMSNGSRIKGWWVLHHYVSTFLSGVMLTWFCSVSPVLLPEWLLVQTESFGGEKSTGPYSGGISVVDVERTHFSLAFSLFWPFLATVQFSNSVSTGRT; encoded by the exons GAAACTCACAAAGTTTACAGACAGAAACTGGAGGAGCTCACCAATCTACAGGCCACGTGCAGCAGTGCCATCAGTAAACAGAGAAAATGCCTCAAAGACCTCAGGCACAGCTTGAGCAA GTGTGCGCAGTCATGTGACGAGAAGGAGCTGAAAGTCATCTCTGATATCAAAACCCAaatcaaagataaagaaaatgttttctttgacaTGGAAGCATATTTGCCAAAGAGGAATGG ACTGTACTTGAATTTGGTCCTGGGCAATGTGAATGTAACTCTTCTCAGTAACCAGGCAAA ATTTGCTTACAAAGATGAATATGAGAAGTTCAAGCTTTGTATGACGATAATCCTGATGTTGGGAGCAATAACCTGCCTCTTCTTTCTTAACTCCCG tgtcaCTGATGAAATCTTCAACTTTTTGCTGGTGTGGTATTACTGCACTCTGACCATAAGGGAAAGCATCCTCATGAGCAATGGCTCCAG GATCAAAGGTTGGTGGGTGTTGCACCATTATGTCTCCACGTTCCTGTCGGGTGTAATGTTGACCTG GTTTTGTTCAGTTTCTCCAGTACTACTACCAGAGTGGCTGCTTGTACAGACTGAGAGCTTTGGGGGAGAGAAATCAACTGGACCTTACAGTGG AGGGATTTCAGTCGTGGATGTGGAGAGGACTCACTTTTCTCTtgccttttctcttttttggccAT TTCTGGCAACTGTACAATTCAGTAACTCTGTTTCGACTGGCAGGACGTGA